A segment of the uncultured Desulfobulbus sp. genome:
GGAGGTGTAGTCGAGAAAGTTGGTGTCAAAGAGTTGGTGCAGTTTGCCGCGTTCCCGTTCTGTGGTTTCGCTCATTCGGGCCTCACTATCAGATGATCCATGATGTACTGTTTCCGCTCCGGCGTGTTCTTGCCCATGTAGAACCGCAGTACCCGGCTCACCTCGCTCAAACTATCCAGTCGTACCTGCTTGATGCGCATATCCGCGCCAATGAACTGCTTGAATTCCGCCGGGGAAATCTCGCCCAAGCCCTTGAAGCGGGTGGTCTCGACCGAGCGGTCCGCCTTGCTTTTGGCCTTGAGCGTCTTGAAGGCCCTGTCCATATCCTCATCCGAATAGCAGTAGATGGTCTGCTGCTTGTTGCGTACACGGAAAATCGGGGTTTCAAGGATATAGACCCGTTCGTGCTTGAGCAGTTGCTCAAAGTAGTGGAGGAAGAAAGTGAGCAGGAGGTTGCGTATATGAAGGCCATCGACATCGGCGTCGGTGGCGATGATCACCTTGTCGTAACGCAGATCGCTGATTGACTCCTCGATGTTGAGCGCCTGCATCAGCGAGTACATCTCTTCGTTCTTGTAGAGCACATCAAGACGCTGGCCAAAGACGTTCATCGGCTTGCCCTTGAGGCTGAACACCGCCTGGATCATGGGATCGCGGGCGCTGACGATGGAGCCGGCGGCAGACTGCCCCTCGGTGATGAAGAGCATGTTTTCCCGCCCGGCCTTGGAAGCCTGGCCGCGGGAAGGGTGGTATTTGCAGTCCTTGAGCTGGGGAATCTTGAAGGCGATCTTCTTGGCCTTGGCCTTGGCATCGCGGCGCACCGACTGCAGTTCGCGCCGCACCCGTTCGTTGCGCTGGACCTTGTCCACCAGGACCTCGGCCGCCTCGGGGAATTTATACAGGTGGGTGGCCACCGCATCCTTGACCGCATTGACGATTCCACCGCGGATATCGGTGTTGCCCAGCTTGTTCTTGGTCTGGGACTCGAACACCGGCTCCTGCACCTTGATCGCGAGGATACCGACAATGCCGTCGCGCACGTCTTGGCCGTTGAACTTCTTGCCGGTGAACTCGTTCACCCCCTTGAGTATCCCCTCGCGAAAGGCGGAGAGATGGGTGCCGCCCTCGGAGGTGTAGGTGCCGTTGACAAAGGAGAAGTAGGATTCACCGTAATCATCGGTATGGGTAAAGGCGAATTCAATGGAGGTGTCGACGTAGTGGATCGGCGGGTACATGGAGTCGCTGCTGACCTCGCGATCGAGCAGGTCCAGAAGGCCGTGCTTGGAGAGATAGAGTGATCCATCGAGGTTGAGGGTGAGCCCGGAATTGAGGTAGGCATAGCGCCACAGCCGTTGGTCCACATACTCGGGATCGAACTTGTACCCGGGAAAACTCTCCGCGTCGGGGAGGAATTCCACCTGGGTGCCGTTTTTCTCGCTGGTGTCGCCTTCCTCCTCCTTGGAGAGTACTCCGCGTTCAAAGGTGGCGGCTTTGAACTTACCGTCGCGGAAGGCGGTAACCTTGAAATGGGAGGAGAGGGCGTTGACCGCCTTGGTGCCCACGCCGTTGAGGCCAACGGAAAATTGAAACACCTCGGTGTTGTATTTGGCTCCGGTGTTGATCACCGAGACGCACTCCACCACCTTGCCCAGCGGAATACCGCGACCGTAGTCGCGCACCCGGCAGAGACCGTCCTCGCCCACATGGACATCGACCTTTTTGCCGTGCCCCATGATGAACTCATCCACCGCATTGTCCAGGATCTCTTTGAGCAGGATGTAGATGCCGTCATCCGGGTGGGAACCGTTGCCCAGACGACCGATATACATACCGGGCCGCTTGCGGATGTGTTCCAGAGAACTCAGGGTTTTGATCTTGGATTCGTCGTACTGGTGTTCGGTCATGAGTGAGGGCAGGGGTTAAAGTCTATTGGATACTGGGTAAGTAGCAGGTTCTCGCGGAAAGGTAAATGAGTCTTTTGGCTTGGGGATGCCCTGCAGAGCTGGGAAGAGGACGAAAAAGCCTCCAGGCTGTTCTCACTCCATCATGTGCACCCGTTCGCAGTCCGGGCAGATCCAGGTGGGGCCGTTGCTCATTCCCCATTTATTTTCTTCAAAGCAATCCGGGCAGATCTGAAAACCGCAGGTGCAGCTCCAGCAGAAGGGTTTTTCCTGTTTACAGCAGTGGCAGCGGAACTCTTTTTTGCGTCTTCGTGAACGTTTGGGCCGTGTCTGATCGTTTTCCATCATTCATTCTCCTTGGCTGGAAGCAGTTCCTTATCCAGCCAGTCCAGATAGGAAAATCCGCCATCTACCACCGGTGAAGCCAGGATTTCAGGGACATCATAGGGGTGCATGGCCTGAATTTCCCTGCACAGTCGGGCAAAGAGATCCCGGCGCGACTTGATGGTGCAGACCATCTCATCGCTCTGCTCGACCTGGCCCTGCCAGCGGTAGATCGAGGTACAGGGGGTGATCTGCACGCAGGCGGCCAGCTGGGTTTCAAGAAGATGGGCGGCCAGTTTTTCCGCACCCTTTCGATCGGGAAAGGTGGTGACCACTTGGATGAATGGCGTCATGGCGTCCTCCTCGGGCAAGTTCAATTCTGCACTCAGCTCGGGCTGGAATATTTTGGGAAAGTGGACTATCTTACCAGGGCTATTTAATAAAGACGGCATCGTCAAAAGTCAAAGTCCGAGATGTCACGTACCTAAAAATAGTACGTTTTCAAGCTCGAAAAGACGTTTTCGAGGCTTTTTACGGGAACGGCAATACAACATCCACAGCCTCTTTTTCACCGGCCATCTAAAAGTAGTGCCTTTTTAGCGGGCCGACAACATACACAGGTGATTTTATGCTCTTCGCGGTCGATGTCGGAAACTCCCACACAGTGAGTGGTATCTTTGAGAAAGGCGAGCTGATAGGGAGTTGGCGGTTGCAGTCTCGTCAGGATCGCACTGCCGATGAACTGGCCATCCGTTATCACGGTCTGTTTCAGATGGCCGGCATCAATCCCGAGCGAATTACCGGCTTTATCGTAGCCTCGGTTGTTCCCACCCTGGAAACCAGCTGGCTCCATTTTGCCCGTAATTACCTCACCAAACTGCGCCAGCCGCCCCTGGCCGTGACCCACGACCTCAAGTTGGGGATGAAGGTGGCCACCGAGACACCCTCGGAGGTAGGCGCGGATCGTATCGTCAACGCGGTGGCTGCCTGGGAGCTCTTCCATGAGCCCCTGATCGTGATCGATTTCGGCACCGCCATCACCTTTGACTGCGTCAACGGCGAACCTGCCTATGTCGGCGGCACCATCCATCCCGGCATCGGCATATCGCTGGACGCGCTCGCCTCCCGCACCGCCAAGCTGCCGCGGCTGGATATCGATGTCACCCCGGATCATCCCATCGGCACCACCACGGTCAAGGCGATTCACTCCGGTGCACTGTACGGATTTGGCGGCCTGGTCGACCGTATGGTCGAGGTGCTGAGCAGACAACTCACGCCCAACCAGGAGCGGGCCAAAACCATTGCCACCGGCGGGATGGCCGGTCTGATCAAACCCTACACCAACACCATTGACGCGATCGACCAGCAACTCACCTTGACCGGTTTGCAGCTGATCTATCGCCTCAACTGCACGGGAAAAGATGCCTGAGTTACCCATTTTGCCTCCCTTGCTGAGGCGCGGCGATACCATCGGCCTGTTGTGTCCGGCCGGACCGGTGCGGGATGTCGCACGCTTGCAGGCCGGCATCAAAATAATGGAGGACCTCGGCTTTGCGGTCAAACTCTGTGGCCCGACAACGCCGGTGGATGGCTACCTCGCGGCCAGCGACAACCAGCGGATCGCCAATCTGCATGGGCTGTGGGCTGATGAGAGCGTCAAGGCGATTCTCGCCATTCGTGGCGGCTTTGGCTGCCTGCGCATGGTGGCGGCGCTCGACTGGCAGCTCTTTGCCCGCCATCCCAAATGGCTGATCGGTTTTAGCGATGTCACCATTTTATTGCAGGGATTACGCGAGCGTGCCAACCTGGTGTCAATCCACGGACCTGTGGCCAGTTCGCTTGCCAAAAGCGATGAGGCCAGTGTTCACTCGCTTTTTAGCCTGTTGACCGGCGATATTGCGGAGCGGATCAAAGCCAAAGGTTTGGAAGTGTTGCGCGGCGGCAGCTGCCGCGGCCAACTGATCGGCGGCAACCTGACAACGCTGGTGCATCTTTTGGCCACCCCCTGGGATTGCAGCTGGGAGGGCAGGGTACTCTTGCTTGAGGACACCAACGAACCTCTCTATCGGCTCGATCGCATGCTGACCCAGCTGGCACTCAGCGGCAAGTTGGAGGGACTCGGGGGGCTGATTTTGGGAGAATTTGACCAGGGCGAGGACAACCTGACCAACCTGCGGCTGGAGGAAGCCCTGTGGACGCGGGTGATGGAGTTGGTCGGCCCCGGGTATCCGGTATGGGGCGGCTTCCCGGTGGGGCACAGGCAACGAAACCTGGCTTTGCCCGTAGGAATGGAGGTTGAGATGGATTCCTCGACAGGCAGCCTGCACCTCATCACCGGCTCGGTCACCGCCGCATGAGGAGAGAGGCAAGGCTTCGATGATGAAACGATATCTCCTCAGCCTGCTGTGCATTCCCCTGCTGCCTGCACTCTACTGTCTGCTGCTGCTGCCTCTCTATGGATTGCGCCATACCTTCAGCGCCCTCCATTTTGAACAGTTGCTCTGCCTCTGGGGTGCTGCAGCCCTGCTGACGATGCTCCTCATCGGCAATACCCTGCTCGGAAAGATCTGGTGTTTTCGTGGGGCCGATAAACTCACCTCGGAAAATCAACTGCGCGATGCTTTGCTTGCGGTCAACGCAATGGACTGCCCGGTGTTGGCCAAGGGCAAACGGAAAAAGGTTGTTTTTACCTGGCGTTATAAACAACTGCAATGGTGCGGCATGTTTTCCCGTCTGGGCATGACCCGGCTCTACGAGCTCCGCTGCCGCATCGATGCCGATCACCGCACCGTCTATCTGGTGGATCGCACCCGGATGGTCGATTTTCTCATCTGTCCGGATCGGGTCAAAACCGGCTTTGCCCGCATCTGTCTCCCTTGGCTCCGGGCAGGCAGCTCTAACCTGAAGACCATCGATGCCTACGCATCCCTTGCTCCGCACGACTACGATTTCCATCCCCGGGAAGTCAAATCGCCTGTCATGGGGACCATCATCAAATGCGGCTGGAACGTTCGTTTCAGCCTATTTTGAGTACAGTGATTAAAAAAAACCCCGATTATTGATCGGGGCCGACATCTCATCAGAATTGTTTGCAAAGAAATTTTTTACTGCTCTGCGGCAAAGAGGTATCCTGTGCCGCGCACGGTTTTGATCATCGCGTTGAGGCTGGGGTAGGAGGCGATTTTGGAGCGGATGCGGGCGATGTACATATCGATGGAGCGGTCGTAGCCGTTATATTCGATGCCAAAGACTGCCTTGTAGAGCTGATCCCGATCCAAGGTGGTGCAGGCGTTTTTCGCCAGATACCACAGCAGGTCGAACTCGCGTGAGGTAAAGGGGATTTCCTCGCCAAGGTAGGTGGCCCTTCGAAGCCCCTGATTGATTTCCAGGCCGTTGAACAGGAGATGCGCCGGGGTTGAGCGCTGCTGGTTGCGGCGAAACAGGGCACGAATGCGGGCTGCCATCAAAAGGTGATTCACCGGTTTGAGCAACAGATCATCCACCCCCTGTTCATAGAGCAAAACTTGCAGCATCTCATCGATATCTTCAATCAGGAGCATCAACAGGCCGGTATAGACCGAGCGAATCCGCGGCAGGGTGGAGAGTTCTTCCAGAGAAAATCGCCCGCAGTCGAGGACCAGCAGTTCGGTTTCCCGTGCCGGTATATCGGCGAGGCAGTCGTTTTTCTTGTCAAGGAGCTGGACGGAAAAATCTTCCTTGTCGAGAGCCTTCACCAAATCTTGATTGCCCTGCGCATTTTCGGTGAGCAGCGTGATCGATCGATGCGTGTCTTTGGCAGTCGGCTGCGAGGACATGGGACGAATATTGGCTTGATTGACGGGCTTGCTTTCGGTCTCGGGGGTACAGGCGCTTGACATTGCTCTTTCCACGGGCAAAGGATTTCTTTTCTCTATCGGTTGGTGCGGGGTTTTTTCTGTGTAAAGATCGGGTAAAGAAGGCGAGAAAATATGTAAAATTAACAAGATGTGAAGAGTGTCCCTCTTTTGTTACATCATACGGAATTCTTATCTGTCTATCTGTAAAATATCCGTAAAGCTGTGCTAAATAGGGTTGCAAAAACCAAAGTTTGTGGAGTGAAAACCGAAAGAATCACTGAAGTCAAGCCTGATCCAGCAAACAACATTTTGTCCCGATGGAGAACCGCCAGGGGGACGACTGTATTCCGGGCATAAAAAAAGGCAAAGTGATCAACACCACCTTGCCTTTTCGCCCCGTGGTGGAGTTTTTAAGACGAGCTGTTGTAGTCCTCGAAAAAGTCGGTGAGGTAGTCGCCGGTTGAGTTGAGTGAGCTGATCAATTCCTCCATGGCGGAAAACTGTGCCTCCAACAGCTCCTGCCGCTTTTCCAGGCGGGTCTCCATGGCCGCGATGCTGTCTTCGAGCCGCTCTGTCTCCTCATCGATCTTTTCCGTCTTGGTGGCGAGAAAGCCGTCGCTGGAACTCATCAGATCGGTCATGAAGTCATCTAAACTGGTCATGATGCCGTCGCTGTCGTCATCGCCGAACAGTTTGCTGATGAGTCCATCCGCATCCGCCTCATAGGCCTCGCTCAAGACGTCGGTGTCCAGGGTGAGTTCTCCGGATTCCCAATCGGTTTCAATGCCTGCGTTCACCAGTGCATCGCTGGTGAGATAATTGCGCAGGCTGCGTTGCACCGACTTGAGGGTGTTGCCCAAGGTTGAATCGGAGGCATAGATGGTATCCACGTACTCGTCGATGGCGTTGTAGGCATCCACCATCTCCTGTAGCTGGGTGGCGATCACGTTTTCCGCATCCGATTCAATGGTGACCTTGCTGGTACTGCCGTCACTGGTGTCATTGAGGGTCAGAGTCGCGCCCTTGATCGCCGAGGTCAGGGTATTGGAGGAGCTGTAGTAGGTGACCCCGTCGATCTTGACTTCGGCCTTGCTGCCATCCACGGTGTGCCCGTCGCTGGTCGTATCCAGGGTGATGTCGCCGGTGGCGACGATATCGAGCTCTTCGCCGGCGGTATCGGCGGTGAGCATCAACCGGTACCCGTTGTCGGATCCGTCGTTGACCAGGGAGGCGGTTACTCCGTATTCGCCATCGTTGATCTGGCTGACCAGATCTTCGAGGGTGACGCCGTCGTAGCTGACGGTTTCCTCGCCAATTTGAATTTCACCGCTTAAGGTCGTGGTATCGGTATCTTCCACATAGTTGGTGCTGATGTCCTTCTGCTGTTGGGCGAGGCTCACCACCTCAACCGAATAGGACCCTTCGCTGGACAGACTGGTGGTACTGAGGGAAAAGTAACTTGATCCGGTATTGCTGACATTGAACGATTTGATATCGTTTTCACTGTTCAGGGTAAGGACCGAGGCGTAGAAGGTATCGAGTAGGTCGTTGAAATCGTCATAGGTTTCCTGCTTGGCCTCGAGATAGGTGATCTTGTCTTCGAGCAGGGTCTTGGGCGCGCTTTCGACCTCGATAAGCGATTCGATGATCGAGTCGGTATCAAGCCCACTGGCAAGACCGGAAAATGAAACGGTTCCGCTTGAGCTGATTGTTGTCATGGCAACTGCCTCCTTGCACACTGATTCCCTTTGGGAGAATTACGGTCCTCTGTAGGGAGTATCGCCTCTGTTTGAAGAAAAAATTATGCGGAAACAGTTGGTTGTGTCTGTGATTGGTTGACTCTTCGTTTGATTCTGGTCAAAAATGTAACGGTTCGTCACAAGAGAGAAGGGCATTGTTGCAGAGGTTGAAGTCGTGCTGGCGAATCGATACAACCTGGGGGAGACTGGGGGCGGAGTGCGGCTAGCGAAAATTGGCCGCCTGCTCTCCAAGGCGGGCAAGGATCTTTTGCAGGGCAACCCTTGAAAGACCTGACAGGCGGGCCGCTTCGGAAATGTTTCCTTTGGTCAACGGCAGGAGATCCTTCAGATATTGACGGGTAAAGGCATCCATCACCGCGGCCTTGGCCTCCTTGTAGGGCATCAAGGCCTCTTCCTGGGGTGCCGACAGGGACATGGGGGCTGGCAAGGCGTTGCCCATCACCAGGCGCACCAGGGCCATGTCGATCCGGTCGGTGCCGGCAAAGACTGTCAAGCGGCGAACCAGATTCTGCAACTCGCGCACATTGCCCGGCCAGGGCAGGGTGGACATCCACTGCAACACCTCCGGCAGGAGTTCTTTTTCATTCACCCCAATTTCCCGGCAGGTACGGCGAAGAAAAAAGTTGGCCAGCAGGGGGATGTCTTCGATACGATCCCGAAGCGGAGGCAGGGTGAGCGAAAGGACATTGAGACGGTAATAGAGGTCTTCGCGAAAGCCGTTATCCGCAATGCACGCTTCCAAATTCTGGTTGGTGGAGGCTAGAATGCGCACATTGACGGTGCTGGCCGTGTGTGCGCCGAGCGGTCGAACCTCGCCGTCCTCAAGGAAGCGGAGCAGTTTGGTCTGCACCCCAGGGCTGATGTCGCCGATCTCGTCCAGGTGGATGGTGCCGGTATCTGCTGCGGTAAGCAGTCCCTTGTGATCCTGGTGGGCACCGGTAAAGGCTCCGCGTTTATAGCCGAAAAGCTCGCTTTCCAGAAGATTTTCCGGAATCGATGGGCAGTTGACGGCAAGAAAGGGCTGCTTCAGCCGGGATCCGAGTCGGTGGATGAGCCGGGCCGCCAACTCCTTGCCCGTACCGGACTCGCCGCGAATGAGCACGGTGTAGTCGGCCTGGGCCACCGCGGCGATGGACCGCCTGAGTTGCTGCATGGCGCTCGACTCGCCCACCAGTTCGTTCTGGGCATCCTGCTGGGACAGAATTAACCGCAGGCGGTTGTTTTCCGCAAGCAGCCGGCTTCGCTCCACCCCCTTTTCGACGACGCGAAAGAGCTGGTCCGGCTCGATGGGTTTGGTGAGGAAGTCATAGGCGCCGGCGCGCAGGGCCTCGACCGCGGTTTCAATCGATCCATAGGCACTGAGCACCACGATGCTCAGGTCGGTCTGCCGTTTGAGCGCCTCCTTCAAGAGCTGCATGCCGTTCATCTCCGGCATACGCAGATCCGTCACCAGGAGATGGACCGGATGGAGCGCCAGGGCCTTGAGGGCTGACGTGCCGTTGTTGACTGCCTCTACCTGGATGTCTGGAAAACGGCGAGCAAGAAGCCGGGCGAGGCCGCGGGCAAAATCCGGCTGGTCATCGACCAGGAGAACGCGGAAGTCGGTGTCTGCGAGCTTTATGTCCGAATTCTGGGCAACGTCGGTGATCATGGAATGTCCTGTCTCTCGCTTTGCCCATCCAGGGGCAGGTAAAGGGTAAAACACGCCCCGTGCAGATCGTTTGAGCGGCTGACGTCGATCGTGCCGCCCAAATCGGTGACCAAACCGTAGACAACCGTCAGTCCCAGACCGGTACCGGCACCGATATCCTTGGTGGAGTAAAAGGGATCAAAGATATGGAGCGCTGCCTCCTGGTCAATGCCTGGACCATTGTCTTCCACCGTGATGATGGCCATGGCTGCCGCCGCTGCAAGGGTGAGCCTGATGATGCCGTCGGAGTCAGGAATGGCATCCAGGGCGTTGATAATCAGGTTGCTCACCACCTGCTCCAATTCTCCCACGCCGATACGGACCACCACCGGGCTTAAGGGGATATCGAGTTCCAGTTTCCCCCCCTTTTTTCCGGCCTGAATGGAAAACACCTTCTTGATCGACAATAGTACCCCACATGCATCGGAGCATCCGGAATCAGCCGCTTTGGGGCGGGCAAAATTGAGCAGATCCTGAAGGACTCGCTGCGCCTGTCGGGTATGGCGTTCGATCACGCCGAGGTCGGCCGCCTGCTGCTCATCGGTGATGGCCTGGCGCAGCAGACCGGTGTAGCAGAGGATCACGCCCAGGGGGTTGTTGATCTCATGGGCAAGGCCTGCGGTGAGTTTGCCCACGGTCGCCATTTTCTCGGCTTGCCAGACTTGGGCCTGCATCCGTTTCTCGACTGTAGTTTCACGGGCATAGAGGACGATTCGGTCCACGGTACCGTCTTGTCCGCTCACCGGATAGAGACAGAGGGAGAAGGAACGTTGTTCCGCCAGGGTGACCTCCCGTAGATGGGGCTGAGCGGCACTGATTGCCGTCTTCAAGGGTGGGCACCGGTCTCGTTCGGCAAAGAAATAGGGCAGGATATTGCCGTCGTTTCGCTGGCCATGGCTGAGCTCCAGGCTCAGTTGTCGGGCCGCGTCGTTGACGGTGAGGATGGTGCAGCCTGCATCGAGCAGGACCAGGGGATCGCTGATGCCCTCGACAATGGTCTGCAATACGTTCATCTGGCGCAGGAGGCTGTCAATGGCGGTGAGATTGTCGGCGGAAGAGCCAAGCTGCCGCCCAATGGCCATGAGTACGTTGCGGTCATGCTGGGCAGCCTCGCTCTCGCTGGCCCAGTACAAGCCGAGCAATCCTTCGGCATTGCCGGAACTTGATTCAACCGGCACAAAGATGCTCGCCCCCTGAAGGATGCAACTGCTACCGGTGAGGATCTCGACCATGTTGGCGGGAATTTGGGGGAGGACATCGCCCTCCGGCCAGACAAAAGAATCCTGAGAGCCCATGGTGCAGATATAGATGATGCGTTTGGCCTGGAACCGTCTGCAGATCTGCGGCAGAGTCGATCGCCACAGTTCCCCCCGGGTGCGGCTTGAAATCATGTTCTCCAAAATCTGGACAAAAAGCTGCACGTCCTTTTGCCGTGCTTCCACCTCGCGGCTCAACGCTCTGGTCCGATCGGCGACCATCTTGCGCAGGTTTTCGGCGTAATTCTGCAGCTGCACCTTGGCATCAAAGAGATGCTGATTCATCTGCTCGATGGATTCGACCAGCCCCTCAACCTCGTCTTCCTGGTCAATACCCTGGAGAAGTGCAACCTCGGCTTCCTCACTGACATTTTTGCGAAAGGCGTTTTGCAACCGTTTGAGGTTGTTGACCACCAGAACCCTGAAGAGCACGTTGGTGGCAAAGAAAAAGAGCAGGGCGCCGAATCCGAAGCTGGCAAAGTAGGTGAGGATGGTCTGTTCGATTCGGCCTACGCTGCTGTTTACCGATATAGCGACAAAATCTGCCCCGGCTATGGTACCGAGTTGTTTGCCGAAACCGCGGTTTCCATAGCGGTCGATCAGGGTTTTTGGCGCGTTGAGCGGATCACCATGGCAGTACATGCACTCCCCGTCAAAGCGTACCGGCCGGGACATGACATAGTATTTTTCACCGCCCAGCAGTTGGTATCCCTGCCAAAGCGTAATTTTTTCGTCCTTTCTAAAGAAGTTGATCAGATTCTGCTCTACCTCGTTGGCCTCGTAGTCCGGATTTCGAGCATCGATAGCGACCCTGCGGTAGATGGTTCCGTCGCCGGAGACATTGACCGGTGCCATGATTTTGCGGGAAATATAGGAGGATGACATGGCCTGGAGAACGAACGAATCGGGGAGGGATGCATACATGACCGGTCTGAGAATATCGCGCACATAGTGCTGGATGGAATCGACATGGGTGAATATCAGACGGGCCTTGTCGCGAACTTCCTCTTCAAGGACATTGCGCATATGGATGTAAAAACCCAGGGAAAACACAACCCCCAGCAACAGGGTTGCAAAGATGAGACCGGAGATGAATTTGGTCTGCAGGGTATGTGGTTTAGGCAGATGCATGACTCAGGTCGGTACCGGTCAGTGGGGCAGGGGTACCGACCATCGGTGGTACGTTGCAATCACAGGAGTGGGTGTGTGTGGAGGCCTTGCTCAAAGCTCAATGAGCATCGATCGCAGCGCGGATATATCTCTCCGATTCCTTCACCTGTTCCACATCGGTGTAGTAATACCGGGTCGGGTCGATGCCGTTGTTGTCCAGATAGACCGACATGCGGTGGAGAATCGGGCAGGCATCGGTCAGCATGGGCAAAAGCACATAGATAAAGACCATCAGCGATCCAAGGGTGAGCACGAAGTTGCGAAGGCGGATGGGGAAACTTTTTGGGTTCATGGCAATCTCCAGAATGGCCGGGAGGAGGACTCCCGGCCAGGATGGTGCAGTTTTAGATCTTGGCTGTAATTTCCGGGAAGACCAGATAGAACATGATGTAGGCCATGGTGAGGGTCAATACCAGGTTGAAGCTCTGGCCGCAGACATAGAGGATCAACGGCTTGCCGCCCTTGAAGTACTTGGCCAGTTCACGGAAATTGGTGGACAGGCCGATGGCTGCAAAGGACAGGGCAAAGAACCAGCCGCGGAGCAAGCGGGTGCCGCCGCGAACAACGCCCTGGTCGATCATGGCGCCGCTCAGGTCAGGCCCCAGGTTGGCATCAATCATCGAAAACAGGATGGAAGCGGCCAGAAAGCCAAGGACGAATTTGGGGAAACGATTCCAGATTTCGCTAGCGCCGACGGTGCGGCCGGCTTCGCTCTCTACCTTGAAGCACCAGTACATGGCCACGAAAAAGGCGGTGACACCGATCATGACGTTCTGAATCATCTTGATGGTTGCGGCAACGTACATCGCCTTCTCGCCAAGGAAGGCACCGGCCGCGGCAACCGCACCGGTGGAGTCAATGGTGCCACCCATCCAGGCGCCGCCAAGGATTTCCGGCATGCCTATAGCCTTGATGATTGCCGGCATGACGATCATCATGATGGCGGTGAACACCAGGGACAGGCCAATGGAGAGGGTCAACTCCTCCTTCTTGGCCCGGCAGGCGGCTGCGGTGGCGATGGCTGCGGAGGTGCCGCAGACGGACATATCGGCGGAAATAACGATATTGAGGGTTTTGGACTCCATCTTCAGTACTTTCTGCCCAAAGATATAGGTGCAGATCAAGACGATCGGCGTAACGACCCAAGCAACAAAGATACCGGGAATGCCGATGGCCAGGATTTTGCTAAAGAGAACCTCCGCACCGAGTAGGACCAGGCCGGTTTTGATGAAGAATTCAACCTGACAGGCGGGCAGCAC
Coding sequences within it:
- a CDS encoding putative sulfate exporter family transporter → MAQDENTVIDHGKSQWSDLWTKEDFLAIWLGFAIIAVCLFAYFIFGPKAEFAPKIEAANQIQQAEMAKAPFKTIAWYKAQDDKGKLKASGSGFGKFVAHWTKKPGSWKSNPKDAFYIDEATAKAMNEKAMPAYEAAKAKEGDSLAAAKLAEETAATSEFKDAGLNSDAEAKIAAWRADHKKASAAKKKTTHKPHNSIPSLIGLCIFMILIFGAGIHLMGMSFGAFAKGFGVVFFVAVLAYMLGSQAISKQYGFGAEAWAVLLGMVLANTIGTPRWVLPACQVEFFIKTGLVLLGAEVLFSKILAIGIPGIFVAWVVTPIVLICTYIFGQKVLKMESKTLNIVISADMSVCGTSAAIATAAACRAKKEELTLSIGLSLVFTAIMMIVMPAIIKAIGMPEILGGAWMGGTIDSTGAVAAAGAFLGEKAMYVAATIKMIQNVMIGVTAFFVAMYWCFKVESEAGRTVGASEIWNRFPKFVLGFLAASILFSMIDANLGPDLSGAMIDQGVVRGGTRLLRGWFFALSFAAIGLSTNFRELAKYFKGGKPLILYVCGQSFNLVLTLTMAYIMFYLVFPEITAKI
- a CDS encoding DUF3365 domain-containing protein, coding for MHLPKPHTLQTKFISGLIFATLLLGVVFSLGFYIHMRNVLEEEVRDKARLIFTHVDSIQHYVRDILRPVMYASLPDSFVLQAMSSSYISRKIMAPVNVSGDGTIYRRVAIDARNPDYEANEVEQNLINFFRKDEKITLWQGYQLLGGEKYYVMSRPVRFDGECMYCHGDPLNAPKTLIDRYGNRGFGKQLGTIAGADFVAISVNSSVGRIEQTILTYFASFGFGALLFFFATNVLFRVLVVNNLKRLQNAFRKNVSEEAEVALLQGIDQEDEVEGLVESIEQMNQHLFDAKVQLQNYAENLRKMVADRTRALSREVEARQKDVQLFVQILENMISSRTRGELWRSTLPQICRRFQAKRIIYICTMGSQDSFVWPEGDVLPQIPANMVEILTGSSCILQGASIFVPVESSSGNAEGLLGLYWASESEAAQHDRNVLMAIGRQLGSSADNLTAIDSLLRQMNVLQTIVEGISDPLVLLDAGCTILTVNDAARQLSLELSHGQRNDGNILPYFFAERDRCPPLKTAISAAQPHLREVTLAEQRSFSLCLYPVSGQDGTVDRIVLYARETTVEKRMQAQVWQAEKMATVGKLTAGLAHEINNPLGVILCYTGLLRQAITDEQQAADLGVIERHTRQAQRVLQDLLNFARPKAADSGCSDACGVLLSIKKVFSIQAGKKGGKLELDIPLSPVVVRIGVGELEQVVSNLIINALDAIPDSDGIIRLTLAAAAAMAIITVEDNGPGIDQEAALHIFDPFYSTKDIGAGTGLGLTVVYGLVTDLGGTIDVSRSNDLHGACFTLYLPLDGQSERQDIP